The genomic region TCTTAGGGAAACAATTAAGTGATGTCGAAATCACTGTCTTTGAAGAAGAGGCTGTGCCAGGTGGGAAAATTCTTAGTGACCAAAAAGCGGAATTCCCCCATGAAAAAGGACCCAATGGCTTTCTTTCGAGTCGTCGTGAGATTTTTGAGCTCTGTGAAGAGCTTGAGCTAGATATTCTTTTTGCTAATGAAGATGCAGCAAAGCGTTATCTATGGATGGATGGAGAACTAAAAAGAATTCCAGAAGGACCCGTCTCAATGATGACCTGGGGTGAATTGAGCCTCAAGACTAAGTTAAGCCTCTTCGGGGATATTCTGAAAAAACCTCGAGCAGCAGATGATGAAAGCTTATATGATTTTGTTAGTCAGCAGTTTAGTGAAGAATTTGCAATGAAAATTGCCGATCCCTTCGTGGCAGGAGTCTTTGCCGCGGATCCAAAAAAACTTTCTATGAGATCCGCCTTCCCCGCAGTCTTTGATGCTCAGCGTTCCCATGGTTCAGTTATCAAAGGAATGAAAGCCGCTTATAAAAGCAAGATAGAGCAAGGTTTAGCACCAGCGAAACGCAAACGCGGTCGTTTATGCAGTCTACGTGGCGGGATGAAATCCTTGCCGAAAGCTTTGTCGGAACGTGTAAAAGTACGTTACAATACAGAAGTAACGACATTGAATGTTGAGGATGAAACACCAGTCTTATGCTTTGACGGCCAACAACATGAGTTTGATGCAGTTGTGTTTGCGACTCCCGCAGATAGGACAAGTGAAATGATGGCAGCTACGATGCCTGGGCTAGCAGAGAATTTGGTCAATGTTCCTTACACAGCCGTAGGAGTGGCGGTTTGCGGCTTTCGCGAAACATTAGATATACCAAGAGGTTTTGGTTTTTTAGTGCCGAGTCATGAAAAATCAAGGGTCCTAGGGGTGTTGTTTTCTTCGCAGATTTTCCCAGATAATCACGGTGAAGGAACTACATTTAGAGTGATGTATGGCGGTGCTCGTGAGCCTGGTTTACTCGACTTGGATAAAGATGAATTACAGGCGATTATTGCATCAGAACTTAAAGAAAAGTTAGGTGTGACAGTTCCTATGGATTTCTTTCAAACGATTCCGTGGAAGAAAGCAATTCCGATGTATGAATTAGGTCACTACAAAAAAGTGGAATATATTGAAAATGCTCTACGCGAAAAATCAATTTTTATTACTGGGACATCACTGTATGGTGTGTCCATGAATGACTGTATAGTTTCGGGGCAAAATTGTGCTGAACAAGTCAAGAATTATTTGAGATCAAAATATGACTAATATACTTTTCTTTAGTGTGTACGCACTATTTATGCTCTCTGTCACGGGTTTTTGTACTCATGCCTTAAAGAGAGATAAAAAAAGCTTTATCTTTGGGACTTTGAGTTCGCTCTTGGGTTTCTTGGGTTTGACGGGACTTTTAATTCAACAAGTTTTTACATCAGGAATGGATAACCTTTTATTGACAAATTGGTTGATGGCGGTGATTTATTATTACACGGCTTATAAGACTAAGAATCGTTTGTTGGGGACAGCATTTATGCCAATTGTGCTCGTCTTGATGACTTTTGTTGTGTTTAATGATGGTACTAGTTTATTGACGAAGACTTCTTATGATGGGCAGTTTTTCCTCTTTATGCACCAGGCTTTACTGATTGCGGCCTTCGCAATTTTCTTTTTTACTTTTGCGCAGAGTGTCACCTACTTAATAAAATTAAGAGCATTGAAGAATCATAAAGAAATGGCTTTAGATCAAGAACTTCCTTCTTTGGACCGTTTGCAGCAAGTTTTTAGTGTATCCTTTAATCGAGGATGGTCAGCCATGACTGTAGGTATAGCTTTTGCGGTGATTTATTACTT from Lentisphaera profundi harbors:
- the hemG gene encoding protoporphyrinogen oxidase — translated: MSQLTRKVAVVGAGLSGLATAYFLGKQLSDVEITVFEEEAVPGGKILSDQKAEFPHEKGPNGFLSSRREIFELCEELELDILFANEDAAKRYLWMDGELKRIPEGPVSMMTWGELSLKTKLSLFGDILKKPRAADDESLYDFVSQQFSEEFAMKIADPFVAGVFAADPKKLSMRSAFPAVFDAQRSHGSVIKGMKAAYKSKIEQGLAPAKRKRGRLCSLRGGMKSLPKALSERVKVRYNTEVTTLNVEDETPVLCFDGQQHEFDAVVFATPADRTSEMMAATMPGLAENLVNVPYTAVGVAVCGFRETLDIPRGFGFLVPSHEKSRVLGVLFSSQIFPDNHGEGTTFRVMYGGAREPGLLDLDKDELQAIIASELKEKLGVTVPMDFFQTIPWKKAIPMYELGHYKKVEYIENALREKSIFITGTSLYGVSMNDCIVSGQNCAEQVKNYLRSKYD
- the ccsA gene encoding cytochrome c biogenesis protein CcsA codes for the protein MTNILFFSVYALFMLSVTGFCTHALKRDKKSFIFGTLSSLLGFLGLTGLLIQQVFTSGMDNLLLTNWLMAVIYYYTAYKTKNRLLGTAFMPIVLVLMTFVVFNDGTSLLTKTSYDGQFFLFMHQALLIAAFAIFFFTFAQSVTYLIKLRALKNHKEMALDQELPSLDRLQQVFSVSFNRGWSAMTVGIAFAVIYYFKKDSEGFNELKVIWGTVLWVIYTALFALYNTKKMNSRDLARAVTVLFIAFIIFYGCISTFAPRAHVQNVEVVK